The DNA sequence GGGGTAGGATCCTCATTTTTCCATAGGTGTAGATAGTGCTCTATATAAGAACATTTACCTACGGCGATGTATGTTTCAATGGTCTTTTTGGTAACAGGTTCAAAGGTGATATCCATTTTTAAGGCTTTTCACCTCCTTCTGGGCCATAGAAGAATACCCATGTCGAAAAATCATCGGTAAAGTTCTCAAAGCGGTGCTCGACCCCAGCAGGGACGAACAAAAAATCACCGGCACTGAAGGTCATTCGCTCACCACCGTTGAGAAATTCACCGGTACCCTCAATCACGACATAGATTTCATCACGTGCATGGGGCAGTTGCAAATCGACTTTTTCAGGTTTATAGATTTCAACCTGAAGTGAACCGTGCGAGAATAAATCTAAAAACGGGGAATCGTGTCGGGCCAGTTTTTTAAGTGCTTCTTTTGGATTTAATTTCATGTTTTGATCATTTTGGCATTTTTTGGAAAACCATGATCGAGAAATTGAGATTTCTTGTTTTGACTTCGGCCATGCATATTCCAATAACTCGAAATGGGCATAAAGATCATTGCCGATTATCGGCCCATTTGATGTTGCATCCAATACTGGGCTTTTGATCTTCGTCAATAGGCTTGCCATCAAGCAGTGCATCCATGGCATTGCGTAGGTCATTTCCAGTGACGGGAAGGCCGTTTCCTGGGCGGGAATCATCCAATTGTCCGCGATAGACCAATTTCAAATTTCCATCGAACAGAAAGAAATCAGGTGTGCAGGCCGCATCGTAGGCTTTGGCGACTTCTTGTGTCTCATCGTAAAGATACGGAAAGGTATAGTCTTCTTGCTCGGCCACTTCTTTCATTAAATGGGGCGCATCGTCTGGGTAGTTTACAACATCATTACTTGAAATCGCGATAAAACCAATACCCTTTTTTTGGTATTCCCTTCCCAATCTGGCAAGCTCACTGTTCACATGCTTCACAAAAGGGCAGTGATTGCAGATGAACATCACAAGCGTACCGTTGTCGCCTTTCAGTACTTGAAGGTTCAAGGTTTTATCGGTAGTGGTGTCAACCAAACTGAATTCTGGTGCCAAAGTACCCAGGGGAAGCATATTACTAGGTGTGCGTGCCATTTTTATTGCTGATATTTAATTACTTTTCTACAAAGTTACGTACTATGACCGAGACAATTCAATGGCCTGATTTTGCCAAGGTCGATATGCGGGTGGGCACCATTATTGAAGTGAATGACTTTGAAAAGGCCCATAAACCTGCCTATCGGATAAAAATCGATTTTGGCTCTGAGATGGGCATTAAAAAATCATCTGCTCAAATCACCCAGCGGTATCAAAAAGAAGATTTGCTGGGCAGACAGGTAGTTGCAGTTGTGAACTTTCCTAAAAAGCAAATAGCTGATTTTATGAGCGAATGCCTTATATTGGGTGCCGTTGAGGGTGATGACGTGGTGCTTTTGCACCCTGGTTTCAATGTCCCAAACGGACTCAAAATTTCCTAATTGGAAGAGCTGATAGATAACGTTCATATCAATTTTGATAGCAAATCGCTCTGGGTGCTCAATGTTGCCCTTGCATTTGTTATGTTCGGAGTTGCTTTAGACATTTCACTTAATGATTTCAAGCAACTGCTTCGACACCCGAAATTGGTGTTGGCAGGGGTCTTCAGTCAGTTTCTTTTGCTACCGGCAGTGACTTTTATATTGGTTGTGACGGCCCATCCCATACCCAGTATGGCCCTGGGCATGTTCATGGTGGCTGCATGCCCCGGTGGCAACATTTCTAATTTTATCACCCACCTGGCCAAGGGAAATGCTGCACTTTCGGTCACTTTAACGGCCATTGCGACTTTATTGGCCATTGTCATGACCCCTTTTAACCTACAATTCTGGGGCTCGTTGTACGAACCTACCGAGCATATTTTGCGTGAAGTGGCGATATCGCCCTTTGAAATGGTCAAACTGGTAGCGTTATTATTGGGGGTGCCCCTGGTATTGGGTATGCTGGTGAACCATGTTTGGCCAAATGTCGCAAAACGTTTGGCAAAAGGGTTCAAATTGGGCTCGTTGATTTTTTTTGTATTGCTTATTTTTTTGGCACTTTACAACAACCTCGATATTTTTTTTGAGTATGTGCTCTATGTATTTTGGTTGGTGGCCATGCACAATTTAGTGGCTTTTCTTACGGGTTTCTCATTGGCAAAGGCCTTGGGGTTTTCAAAGGAAAATGTTCGAAGTATCACTATCGAAACGGGCATTCAGAACTCGGGTCTTGGCCTACTTCTGATTTTTACTTTTTTTGATGGTTTGGGCGGAATGGCCCTTTTGACCGCTTTTTGGGGCATTTGGCATTTGGTCTCTGGACTTTTATTGGGCAGTTATTGGGGTTATCGCCCTTTGAAGAAAGAGAAAACAGTGTGAGACGGCTCGGCTATTATTTTTTTAAGTATTGGGTCTCAGTGGGCCTGTTCTTTTACTATAAAAAAATCAGGATAGAGGGCCTAGGGAATATACCGAAAGACAAGCCCGTGCTCTTTGTTTCGAACCACCAAAATGCTTTGATGGATGTTTTGCTTATCGCTACGCATTGTAGTAGGAGACCGTGGTTCTTGACCCGTGCCGATGTGTTCAAGAACTATTTGTTTCGTCATTTGTTTCGATTTTTACAGATGCTGCCCATCTATCGAATGCGAGATGGCAGAAGCTCACTATCAAAGAATGAAGCCATTTTCGATACCTGCGGAATCTTATTGGTTTCTGGTGAAGCATTATTACTATTTCCAGAGGCCAACCATAGCCTTAAGAGGCAAGTGCGGCCTTTGAGCAAGGGGTTCACCCGAATCATAGATAAGGCCCTAGAAAGGCAAAACGATCTAGATGTTCATTTGGTGCCCATTGGGCAGAATTACCAATATCCCATTAGGTGGGGAGATAGCGCGGCAGTTTATTATGGTCGACCGATCAGGGTACAAGAATTTATGGCCTCAAAAGAGTATAAGACCATACTGAAGCAAGAAATTTTTGATCGATTGATACAGCTGACGTCACACATTGCAGATAATAGAGATTATGAAGGTTCGATCAAAAAACTGAAAGCACTTGACATTGATTTTACGCACCCAGAAAAGGTAAATGCCAAATTGAAGACTCTCTCCGCTCTACCACCAGACAGCGGAGAGAAAAACAATTTCTTGCAGACTTTAGGTAGATTTTTGTTCTACATGGCCAATTTGCCCTTGGTTTTTTTGTGGCGGGTCTTGATCAAGCCCACAGTACCAGAGCCAGAGTTCATCTCTACGTTTCGATTTGGTTTTGCCATGTTGGCGTATCCTATATTTTATCTGCTTTCTTTCTTGATTCTAAAAAACCTTTATGAATGGAAAACGGCATGCCTTTTGGTTATGGTGCATGCCGCTTTTAATCTTTTTTTGACCAAAGTGTTGGGGGTCACATCATCTGTCCGAAGAAAATAGCGTTCATCAATAATTTATTGGTACCGTACCAAAAGGCCCTAAAATTGGTATTGTCGGTAAACAATATCACTCTACCCTTCCCCAACCTTTTTATTTTGAAGGGCACGCTATTTTTGATCAATTCTGCATTCTCTTCCGATATATAACCACTTTGCAATGGATTATTGGTGTATTGAATGGGATTGTCATAACTGTTCTTTGCCGGTTTCAAATAAATATTGGTGTTTCTGAAGAGTGAAATTCTGTCGCTGGCATAACCATATCCTACGGGATGTGAACGGTCGAGCTTTGCTTCAAAAATAGCGCCGCCGGTCACTTGGGCCCCCAGATAATCTTGCTTCTGATCATAGGAAATGTCTTTGGCAACCAAGGTATCCTCTTTCATTTCAAGTTTCATGAATTCATTTTTCTTAAACCAATTTGCCACGTTTCGATAGCCGATGACCGTACCCCCAGATTTGACCCAGGCCTTTATTTTTTCAGCGCCTTCCTTATTTAAAATTTGACTGTTCCAGCCACTTGGAATGATCAAATCTGTATACTTGCCCAAATCGACATTTTTGAAATATCGGGTATCGATTTTGGTGATTTTCATATCATAGCGGGTATCGAACAAGTGCCAGATCTCACCAGCATCGTAAGACCTTACCCCATCGCCCACCAAAATGCCCACTTTTTGTTTTTTTATGGGGTCAAAATCATTGCTTCCAAGGTCAATGCCTTTGGTAAGCCCAGTATTCACCGCGGTAATTTGAATTTGTGCTTTTTGGGCCACTTGTTCCAAAAACTGGTGCAAAGCCTGTGAATCCAATACTTGATTTTGAACGGGGACCATTATGGTGCCATAATCGTACTTTTTTCCTTCCAAGGTAAAAGGTGATTTGGCTACTTTGGCACGCAATCCTTTTTGTACGATTTCGTTTAGGGCCTTTGGCGTATAGTAACCATGCCATTCGAAAAGATAGGCGTAGTTGCTTTCACCTGAAATACTCCCTATTATCGGTTTAAAATCGGTGATTTCTTCACCGGCATTGAC is a window from the Muricauda sp. SCSIO 65647 genome containing:
- a CDS encoding cupin domain-containing protein, encoding MKLNPKEALKKLARHDSPFLDLFSHGSLQVEIYKPEKVDLQLPHARDEIYVVIEGTGEFLNGGERMTFSAGDFLFVPAGVEHRFENFTDDFSTWVFFYGPEGGEKP
- a CDS encoding thioredoxin family protein, which gives rise to MARTPSNMLPLGTLAPEFSLVDTTTDKTLNLQVLKGDNGTLVMFICNHCPFVKHVNSELARLGREYQKKGIGFIAISSNDVVNYPDDAPHLMKEVAEQEDYTFPYLYDETQEVAKAYDAACTPDFFLFDGNLKLVYRGQLDDSRPGNGLPVTGNDLRNAMDALLDGKPIDEDQKPSIGCNIKWADNRQ
- a CDS encoding tRNA-binding protein, encoding MTETIQWPDFAKVDMRVGTIIEVNDFEKAHKPAYRIKIDFGSEMGIKKSSAQITQRYQKEDLLGRQVVAVVNFPKKQIADFMSECLILGAVEGDDVVLLHPGFNVPNGLKIS
- a CDS encoding bile acid:sodium symporter family protein, coding for MEELIDNVHINFDSKSLWVLNVALAFVMFGVALDISLNDFKQLLRHPKLVLAGVFSQFLLLPAVTFILVVTAHPIPSMALGMFMVAACPGGNISNFITHLAKGNAALSVTLTAIATLLAIVMTPFNLQFWGSLYEPTEHILREVAISPFEMVKLVALLLGVPLVLGMLVNHVWPNVAKRLAKGFKLGSLIFFVLLIFLALYNNLDIFFEYVLYVFWLVAMHNLVAFLTGFSLAKALGFSKENVRSITIETGIQNSGLGLLLIFTFFDGLGGMALLTAFWGIWHLVSGLLLGSYWGYRPLKKEKTV
- a CDS encoding lysophospholipid acyltransferase family protein encodes the protein MRRLGYYFFKYWVSVGLFFYYKKIRIEGLGNIPKDKPVLFVSNHQNALMDVLLIATHCSRRPWFLTRADVFKNYLFRHLFRFLQMLPIYRMRDGRSSLSKNEAIFDTCGILLVSGEALLLFPEANHSLKRQVRPLSKGFTRIIDKALERQNDLDVHLVPIGQNYQYPIRWGDSAAVYYGRPIRVQEFMASKEYKTILKQEIFDRLIQLTSHIADNRDYEGSIKKLKALDIDFTHPEKVNAKLKTLSALPPDSGEKNNFLQTLGRFLFYMANLPLVFLWRVLIKPTVPEPEFISTFRFGFAMLAYPIFYLLSFLILKNLYEWKTACLLVMVHAAFNLFLTKVLGVTSSVRRK